Proteins encoded together in one Chelonia mydas isolate rCheMyd1 unplaced genomic scaffold, rCheMyd1.pri.v2 scaffold_94_arrow_ctg1, whole genome shotgun sequence window:
- the LOC119565056 gene encoding scavenger receptor cysteine-rich domain-containing protein SCART1-like — MILSFQNCPRMSRPNDTCSHTDAVSILCSGYAGYRLANGSTGCSGRVELLHGGAWGTLCDSQWDLQTAHTLCQQFDCGFALSIPAGQLFGTGDGLVWNGKFGCERNESRLRDCLVTALGTTECPPGSEASVVCSGCLGGRLVNGTECSGRVEIQHGDTWGSLCASHWDLQDANVLCHQLNCGYAESILGGAHFGEGSGTVWSDTFHCEGTEPCLWDCSRTALGNPACSPRDTASVICSGRSEALRLLNGESRCSGRVEISLRGVWGRVLDDQWDMDDASVVCRQLQCGVAEKAYYPPMSERGRGPVGLKSVRCGGNETRLTLCDISPPETTQAGIAEDVGVVCSGDLV, encoded by the exons GGTATGCCGGGTACAGGCTGGCAAACGGCAGCACAGGGTGTTCGGGGAGAGTGGAGCTTCTCCACGGAGGCGCCTGGGGAACCCTCTGTGACTCCCAGTGGGATTTACAGACTGCCCACACCCTCTGCCAGCAGTTTGACTGTGGATTCGCCCTGTCGATTCCAGCAGGGCAGCTCTTTGGCACAGGAGACGGGCTTGTCTGGAACGGCAAGTTTGGCTGTGAGAGGAATGAATCCCGCCTGAGGGACTGTCTTGTAACTGCGCTGGGCACAACTGAGTGTCCCCCTGGGAGTGAAGCCAGCGTGGTGTGTTCAG GGTGCCTGGGCGGCAGGTTAGTGAACGGCACCGAGTGCTCCGGGAGAGTGGAGATCCAACATGGAGACACATGGGGAAGCCTCTGTGCCTCCCACTGGGATTTGCAAGATGCCAACGTCCTCTGCCATCAGCTGAACTGTGGATACGCTGAATCGATCCTGGGAGGAGCCCATTTCGGGGAAGGGAGCGGAACTGTATGGAGCGACACTTTTCATTGTGAAGGGACTGAACCCTGTCTGTGGGATTGTTCTCGCACGGCCCTGGGCaacccagcctgctcccccagaGACACGGCCAGTGTTATTTGCTCAG GTCGTTCTGAGGCGCTCAGACTATTGAATGGAGAGAGCCGATGCAGTGGTAGAGTTGAGATTTCCCTCCGTGGTGTGTGGGGCAGAGTCCTGGATGACCAGTGGGACATGGACGATGCCAGCGTGGTGTGCAGGCAGCTCCAGTGCGGAGTCGCTGAGAAAGCTTATTACCCCCCTATGTCTGAGCGAGGAAGGGGCCCCGTGGGGCTTAAAAGTGTCCGATGTGGAGGAAATGAGACTCGTCTGACTCTCTGTGACATCTCCCCGCCTGAGACAACCCAGGCAGGAATTGCTGAGGACGTCGGTGTCGTTTGCTCAGGTGACTTAGTGTGA